In Candidatus Nanoarchaeia archaeon, the following are encoded in one genomic region:
- a CDS encoding metal-dependent hydrolase → MARTHVAFGILVGLFFITPYSFFNKIVFMAFIIIGSLLPDIDTPKSKLGKKIKPIAHLFSFLFGHRGILHSIWLPAALLIIHYYFFSNTILFALAIGCISHLVLDSFTIQGINFIHPFQKLHVSGFVETGKIFELAVFFIIISMIIVKLL, encoded by the coding sequence ATGGCCAGGACTCATGTTGCTTTTGGAATCCTTGTTGGATTGTTTTTTATAACTCCTTACTCTTTTTTTAATAAAATTGTTTTCATGGCATTCATTATCATTGGAAGCTTGCTTCCTGACATTGACACTCCCAAAAGCAAGCTAGGAAAGAAGATAAAGCCAATAGCCCATCTGTTTTCATTCCTCTTTGGTCACCGCGGCATTCTCCATTCCATTTGGCTCCCTGCTGCGTTATTGATCATTCATTATTATTTTTTTAGCAATACTATCCTGTTCGCTTTGGCAATTGGCTGCATTTCACATTTAGTCTTAGACTCCTTCACAATCCAAGGAATAAACTTCATCCACCCTTTCCAGAAGCTTCATGTCTCTGGGTTTGTGGAGACGGGAAAGATCTTTGAGTTGGCGGTATTCTTCATTATCATATCTATGATTATAGTAAAACTCCTATGA